Within the Mugil cephalus isolate CIBA_MC_2020 chromosome 1, CIBA_Mcephalus_1.1, whole genome shotgun sequence genome, the region ATCAATCACACTTTGATACTTTGAGGAAGCAGAAGCAGACTAGATCAGTTGGCCAGTTGTAAGCCTGCACCATTCTTGGACATGGTGATTTCTGACCAGTAGATGGAAGCAAAGAGCAATAAAAGTCTAACAGAGTCTGTTTATCCACATTTACTGATGTCGTGCAGAGTGATGGACTGACTTAGACACGATGAAAGGAAACTAATCTTACACTCTTCAACAGTTTTAACAAACCATCAACATGATGTTGCTCAGTTgtcctttaatatttattatgataCTTTGAAGAAGCAGAAACTGCTCAGACTAgaacagttaaacattttaataaatcttaAGTAAAGTAAAGCCTAATGGTGTCACCTGAATATTTCCTGTATTTGATTGTCTATATATGATGTATATCATCTTACAATATACCAACATTTTAATGTTGGTATATTTGCAAATTTaatttgcaaagaaatgtttatcattttaatgaaggTTAAATATGACATGTTATACAAAACCAATCTAGGCcatgtttctatgtttcttCATAGATTAATAAACCTCATTCCAACACATTATTTCCTCATGAATTCATCTCTTCATACTTTAGACTGAACTAGTTTCATCTTCcatataatgttgtgtgtgcaggtacatcctcctcagacactgtgtgctctgactgcagtgatggaacattttcagatggaacattaacatcttgtcaacaacacacacagtaagtaaatcctcacatcacacatggagacatgtttgatgtcttattacatcagtaatattctctattaaatgtctctttattgttccagaTGTGAATCAATGAACCTTCAGCTGATAACAGCAGGAACTAAGTCAGCTGATTCTGTTTGTGGggaacaaacttcaaatgttggAATTCTTGTAGGCGGACAAACAGGTGTTGGAGCTTTTGTAGGCATAaaaatttcaaatgttaaagttaCTGTgggcaaacaaacttcaaatgttggAGTTGTTGTGGTCAAAAAAACTTCAAATGGTGTAGTAATGGAAGACGTAGAAATTTCAGACGTTAAAGTTACTGTGggcaaaaaaaattcaaatgttggAGTTATTGCGGGCgaacaaacttcaaatgttggAGTTATTGCGGGCgaacaaacttcaaatgttggAGTTATTGCGGGTGAACAAACTTCAAATCATGTAAAAATGGAAGGCATAaaaatttcaaatgttaaagttaCTGTGAGcgaacaaacttcaaatgatgGAGTTATTGCgggcaaacaaacttcaaatgttggagttattgcgggcaaacaaacttcaaatcaTGTAGTAATGGATGACATAGAAATTTCAGATGTTGGAGTTACTGTgggcacagacaaaaacaatcatgCAGACAACTCCAGAGAGgtatgtttatttctcactgttacagatcacagcacttggtttatttaagaaattaaattatgtgttattttttttcttcaattctTCTAAAAAGACACCTCTACGTACACAACAATCAGTGGAAGAATTGATGTCATtgtcagagcaggaggaggtaaGACAACTGTGTgctctttaattaaatatttattcactgaGGATCTTCTGGTTGTGTGATGtctctacaaatgtttgtgtttaaagtcagtgtgtttctctcctcaggGCTAACCTGTGTAACCAGTCTAAACTCTCAGAtgaaatctgttttctgtggaCTACATTTGCTCCAGAATCCAGTTATTATTCGTTTGGATGCTGTcttcacagagaacagaaaagacaaatcaataaGAACAATTTCTGGCTCAGAACAGCCTGCTGACAGTGACATATACTGTAGACGTTTTAGAAGTTTTGCATGTGTTATGTATGAATGGTGACTGATGCCATATTAATAGATGAACTGTACTGATGCCTTTGCACACCACATATGCTTGTTTTAATTGCTGCTCTCTTGATTGACTTAATAGACAGTGCATGGCTGTCCTGATTCTACCCGTATCCCTTAGCAAAGTTAAGCTTTAACATGAGTTTTATCACTAAattattaatagttttaaaaataataataataatacatgaaatatatatttgcacatatttaaaactataaaatgtaaatgtaaacatctaATCTTGTGCAAGTGTTAACATCTTCTGTCTGTCCAGAGAGCTCAGAGTACATGGGCTGAAAAGTGTATGAATATGGGTTAATAGGAATCAGGAAGAGAAGAACAGATGTTATAGCTAGCAAcgtttttaatcacattaatgaATATAAAGCAAAACTCTAGAAGTCAAGCAAAGTGAATTAAAGCACTGTCTCTAAAACTCCAACTCCAATCACATCACTGTATCCTCCAGTACTGGGCTTTTAACTGGTCTCAAGGTTAGAACAAAAACCCACGGTGAGCTCTCATTTTATTAAGGCCCAGgcctgtttgtgttgcatttctttatgtatgaaaagtgctatataaataaagtttgatttgatttgatattgtTCAAAAATACTGTATCATGACATCATTTTCTCCAAAGATCCGTACACAGGGTGTGCAGGTGCAGCGTTTTTTAtcccagataaataaatatacatgaagACAAAGGTTTCtgatcatttgtctttttattccaCACAGAACTGATAATATTAGGATTGGATTGGATGGTGGGAGTGAGATAACAAACACCAGTTTCTTGGAGCTTGCCAGCAGAACGGATCTGATGAATTAAGTATTTCACACGTTATATAGCATGGGAGGAAAGAGACCATCTACTAGCTTCCTCTGGGTCCCTCCTTATGTCGGCGTAGAGGGGAATGAGCAGGTAGACATCTTGGCTCAACAAGCAGTGAGAACTTCAAGttccaaaaagtaaaaatgaggCTAATTCAGTCCAGCAAGAGCACCGAGACAATAAACAGCCCAGACACTCTCTCCTCAGACTCCGAGGACAAAACTCAGAAACTGAGGAGGAGTTTTCATGTCCATGTCGGCCGTCTGCTCAACTCTGAGCCTCAACTGGACTTTTAAGCTTCTCCTGTAAAGTCAGCGGACCAAACAAAACAGGACACGAGGAATAAGTTTTCACAAGGAAGATTGAACATCTCTGTTGGTTGTTGATTCAGTAGTTACTGTCCTGTAATAATCTGTTCAGTCGTGGCTAGCTAATTAGAGCTAACTCGTGTTTAGAAGTTTAATCTATGAAACTTTATAAATCATGTATTCATAACACAGATGTAGGTTACAGCTGACATCATGAAATAAGCATGAGTGTGACTGgtttgacactgacactgaaagggagtttctcctccaggctgctctggaggtttcaggacggtttttgtgaagtgtcttgagagaacttatattgttattgatgctatgcaaataaaattgaaattaacTGAACTGACTGGAGTATTTTATACAGGATGGCACAGACAGAACGACTGTATCCATCTCTAACTAGTGAAACATTTGTCATGTCACCTACTCTACCTATTTTCATATACAATaacatcatgtttttgttggttcagagtaaatatgcTATGCTATAT harbors:
- the LOC124996464 gene encoding tumor necrosis factor receptor superfamily member 5-like, whose translation is MFLLYVKTSRRTSLRTSAFLIIVIKVLCCQTFTCRPEEYQIENECCPMCPPGNRMETDCTEFSDTSCLPYMSGTYMDKATKRTLCFPCTNCDAGSGLKVKRSCTTTSDTVCEPLEGFFCIDLIKDHCAAAQKHKDCDPGQYIKEKGTSSSDTVCSDCSDGTFSDGTLTSCQQHTQCESMNLQLITAGTKSADSVCGEQTSNVGILVGGQTGVGAFVGIKISNVKVTVGKQTSNVGVVVVKKTSNGVVMEDVEISDVKVTVGKKNSNVGVIAGEQTSNVGVIAGEQTSNVGVIAGEQTSNHVKMEGIKISNVKVTVSEQTSNDGVIAGKQTSNVGVIAGKQTSNHVVMDDIEISDVGVTVGTDKNNHADNSRETPLRTQQSVEELMSLSEQEEG